Proteins co-encoded in one Bacillus infantis NRRL B-14911 genomic window:
- the rocF gene encoding arginase, translating to MKKLSIIGMPMDLGQMRRGVDMGPSAIRYAGVNERLKSLFEHIHDLGDIAIGRPEVEIDPDTNLRNLELIADKTGQLAEKVDEVIKGGSFPLVLGGDHSIAIGTLAGVSRHYKNLGVIWYDAHGDLNTAETSPSGNIHGMPLAASLGIGHPLLTGIGGYSPKVKPENIVIIGARALDEGEKELVKEKGIKVYTMHEIDRLGMARVMEEAIEYLRDRTDGVHLSLDLDGLDPNDAPGVGTPVIGGISYRESHLAMEMLAEAELITSAEFVEVNPILDDKNKTASVAVALMGSLFGEKLL from the coding sequence ATGAAGAAACTATCGATTATCGGGATGCCGATGGATCTTGGGCAAATGAGGCGAGGTGTTGATATGGGGCCAAGTGCTATCCGCTATGCCGGTGTAAATGAACGTCTGAAATCTTTATTTGAGCACATTCATGATCTGGGTGATATAGCGATTGGACGCCCGGAGGTGGAGATAGATCCAGATACCAATCTGAGGAATCTTGAGCTTATTGCAGATAAGACCGGCCAGCTGGCAGAAAAGGTTGATGAAGTAATCAAGGGCGGTTCATTCCCTCTTGTGTTAGGCGGGGACCACAGCATTGCCATCGGGACGCTTGCAGGTGTGTCGCGGCACTATAAAAACCTCGGCGTCATCTGGTATGATGCCCATGGAGATCTGAATACAGCAGAAACATCGCCTTCCGGGAATATCCATGGCATGCCGCTGGCAGCTTCGCTGGGCATCGGCCATCCGCTTCTGACCGGGATTGGGGGCTACTCACCGAAGGTAAAGCCTGAGAACATCGTCATCATCGGAGCAAGGGCCCTGGATGAGGGTGAGAAAGAGCTTGTGAAGGAGAAGGGCATCAAAGTATATACAATGCATGAGATTGACAGGCTCGGGATGGCAAGAGTGATGGAAGAAGCAATTGAGTATCTGAGGGACCGGACTGATGGGGTTCATTTATCATTGGATCTGGACGGGCTGGATCCCAACGATGCACCAGGCGTGGGGACTCCAGTCATAGGAGGCATCAGCTACCGTGAAAGCCACCTGGCGATGGAAATGCTTGCAGAAGCGGAGCTGATCACTTCCGCTGAGTTCGTGGAGGTCAATCCGATCCTCGATGACAAGAATAAGACGGCATCTGTAGCCGTTGCGCTGATGGGATCGCTTTTCGGCGAAAAGCTCCTTTAA
- a CDS encoding aspartyl-phosphate phosphatase Spo0E family protein: MGIQELLQDIEKCRKEMVQLASRTSLSSHHVIEASTRLDSLLNKYNHLVKKR; encoded by the coding sequence ATGGGCATTCAAGAACTGTTGCAGGATATTGAAAAGTGCCGCAAGGAAATGGTCCAACTGGCTTCCCGTACCTCTTTGTCCAGCCATCATGTAATTGAAGCCAGTACAAGGCTGGATTCATTGCTGAACAAATACAATCATCTGGTCAAAAAACGGTAA
- the sigW gene encoding RNA polymerase sigma factor SigW translates to MEAIVKKRIKQVLKGDQNAFGEIVEIYKDKVFQLCFRMLGNRHEAEDIAQEAFLRAYVNIQSFNIDLKFSTWLYRIATNLCIDRIRKKKPDYFLDAEVAGTDGLTMYSQIAADTRLPEEDVESLELQETIQNEISKLPEKYRSVIVLKYIEELSLNEISEIMDLPLGTVKTRIHRGREALRKQLRHV, encoded by the coding sequence ATGGAAGCAATCGTAAAGAAAAGGATCAAACAGGTATTAAAAGGCGACCAGAATGCTTTTGGGGAAATTGTGGAAATTTATAAAGACAAGGTGTTCCAGCTTTGTTTCCGTATGCTCGGCAACCGCCATGAGGCGGAGGATATTGCACAGGAGGCTTTCCTGCGCGCATATGTTAATATTCAAAGCTTTAATATCGACCTGAAGTTTTCCACCTGGCTGTACAGAATCGCAACCAATTTATGCATTGACCGGATCAGGAAGAAAAAGCCCGACTATTTTCTGGATGCGGAGGTTGCCGGGACGGACGGATTGACGATGTATTCGCAGATTGCAGCGGATACCAGACTGCCCGAGGAAGATGTAGAGAGCCTGGAGCTTCAGGAAACCATTCAAAACGAAATTTCCAAGCTTCCTGAAAAATACAGGTCAGTAATTGTGCTGAAATATATCGAGGAGCTTTCTCTCAACGAAATAAGCGAGATTATGGACCTGCCGCTCGGGACGGTTAAGACCCGCATACACAGGGGCAGGGAAGCTTTAAGAAAGCAGCTGCGTCATGTGTAG
- a CDS encoding anti-sigma factor family protein, which yields MKCPAEIVEYMHEYLDEEISAEHEQQLREHLSSCDECRSYFHELKRAIALVQSTSHIQAPSGFTAGVMAKLPKEKKQVGFQRWFRHHPLLTAASLFLILMMGSVVSTWNKDHNFSVSKQPNLIVQNDTVIVPEGEVIKGDVIVRNGKIKIEGQVDGDVTVINGEQYMASAGQVTGDIKEVNEVFEWLWYHIKSLGKDLVNVFDEKEKEPAAG from the coding sequence TTGAAATGTCCAGCAGAGATTGTCGAGTATATGCACGAGTATCTAGATGAAGAGATCTCAGCCGAGCATGAACAGCAATTAAGGGAGCATTTGAGCAGCTGCGACGAATGCCGCTCTTATTTTCATGAATTAAAGAGAGCTATTGCACTAGTGCAAAGCACTTCACATATACAAGCTCCGTCAGGCTTCACAGCTGGTGTGATGGCGAAGCTTCCAAAAGAAAAGAAGCAGGTGGGCTTCCAGCGTTGGTTCAGGCATCATCCCCTGCTTACTGCTGCTTCCCTGTTCCTCATCCTTATGATGGGAAGTGTCGTCTCCACCTGGAATAAGGACCATAATTTTTCGGTCTCCAAACAGCCGAACCTGATCGTCCAGAATGACACGGTCATCGTACCGGAAGGTGAAGTAATCAAGGGTGATGTGATTGTCCGCAATGGCAAGATAAAAATCGAAGGCCAGGTCGATGGCGATGTGACCGTCATCAATGGAGAGCAGTATATGGCTTCTGCAGGCCAGGTGACTGGTGATATCAAGGAAGTGAATGAAGTGTTTGAGTGGCTCTGGTATCATATCAAGAGCCTTGGCAAAGATCTTGTGAATGTGTTCGATGAGAAAGAAAAAGAGCCTGCAGCAGGCTGA
- the cdaA gene encoding diadenylate cyclase CdaA — protein sequence MSFADFSILKYLANIVDILLVWYVIYKLIMIVRGTKAVQLLKGIFVILIVKVISDKFQLQTLGWMMEQVLLWGVLAIIIIFQPELRRALEQLGRGRFFSRSSSQEENEQEKMVDSITKAVDYMAKRRIGALISIERETGMGDYIETGIQLNSKISSELLINIFIPNTPLHDGAVIIQRNCVEAAACYLPLSESPFISKELGTRHRAALGISEVTDSLTIVVSEETGSVSLTKNGELHRSLSSEAFKELLSNELIVSQKAKQSSSARWNWRGKKNG from the coding sequence ATGTCGTTTGCAGATTTCTCAATTTTGAAATACCTGGCTAATATTGTTGACATTCTCCTTGTTTGGTACGTCATCTACAAACTGATCATGATTGTGAGGGGCACCAAGGCCGTACAGCTCTTGAAAGGGATTTTTGTCATTCTGATCGTCAAGGTGATCAGCGATAAATTCCAGCTGCAGACACTTGGCTGGATGATGGAACAGGTTCTGCTATGGGGGGTCCTGGCCATTATCATCATCTTCCAGCCTGAGCTCCGGAGGGCGCTTGAGCAGCTGGGGAGGGGAAGATTCTTTTCGAGAAGCAGCTCCCAGGAAGAAAATGAACAGGAAAAGATGGTGGATTCCATTACAAAGGCCGTTGATTATATGGCTAAACGCCGGATTGGCGCCCTGATTTCGATTGAGCGAGAAACAGGGATGGGCGATTATATAGAAACAGGCATTCAGCTGAATTCAAAAATATCATCAGAGCTCCTGATCAATATTTTCATCCCGAATACACCTCTTCATGACGGGGCGGTCATTATCCAGAGGAACTGTGTGGAAGCTGCAGCCTGCTATCTGCCGCTGTCTGAGAGTCCGTTCATTTCTAAGGAACTTGGCACAAGGCACAGGGCCGCCCTGGGAATCAGTGAGGTCACAGACAGCCTTACCATCGTTGTATCTGAAGAAACGGGAAGCGTCTCACTGACTAAAAACGGTGAGCTTCATAGAAGCCTGAGCTCTGAGGCATTCAAGGAGCTCCTATCCAATGAATTGATTGTCAGCCAGAAGGCGAAACAGTCTTCTTCAGCCCGCTGGAATTGGAGGGGGAAGAAAAATGGATAA
- a CDS encoding CdaR family protein gives MDKLIDKLVDNRWFMKAVALVLALLLFDAVYDGSDKSGEVNVPGDQDTELIEDVPVKSYYDTDNLVVTGVPDTVDVRVSGPKSHVQIAKTQRDFEVYVNLSDAEVGEKQVRILVRDISDRLDVTVDPLYATVSIQEKVTKEFKVEPEFNQSLLGDGFTSGAPSVKPETVKITGAKDVVDRISYVKAALDVKGPIEESVTGAASIRVLDRDMNKLNVAVDPETVEVTVSVKSLAKTVPIDVVRKGSLPSGVTLNSIDLDTAEARITGSEEALGQTERVRVEIDLGKITKDGVQTLPVIIPDGITSVDPKTVEASVDVTAESQEDQEDAGSEAEEDEAETATPPAEETEKDETKTFSNLPIDLTGAAEGYTAAFADGSGRTNLSVQGPVSVVNGLGSADFNIFVDASSLSEGEHNVPVKVTGPDNVSWKLSRETVKISITQKNEEA, from the coding sequence ATGGATAAGCTGATTGATAAGCTGGTGGACAACAGGTGGTTCATGAAAGCTGTGGCCCTTGTTCTGGCTTTGCTCCTTTTTGATGCTGTCTATGATGGATCCGACAAATCGGGCGAGGTTAATGTTCCCGGGGATCAGGACACTGAGCTTATTGAAGATGTCCCGGTCAAATCCTATTATGATACCGATAATCTTGTCGTCACCGGAGTTCCGGATACTGTAGATGTGAGGGTGTCAGGGCCGAAAAGCCATGTCCAGATCGCCAAGACGCAGCGGGACTTTGAAGTATATGTAAATTTATCTGATGCTGAAGTTGGCGAAAAGCAGGTCCGGATCCTTGTAAGGGACATTTCGGATCGCCTCGATGTAACAGTCGATCCGTTATATGCTACAGTCTCTATCCAGGAGAAAGTAACGAAGGAGTTCAAGGTAGAGCCTGAATTCAACCAGTCCCTGCTTGGAGACGGATTCACATCCGGAGCACCATCTGTTAAGCCTGAAACTGTTAAAATAACGGGTGCCAAGGACGTAGTCGACCGCATCAGCTATGTGAAGGCAGCTCTCGATGTCAAAGGTCCGATAGAGGAATCTGTCACAGGAGCTGCAAGCATCAGGGTGCTCGACAGGGATATGAATAAGCTGAATGTAGCTGTCGATCCAGAGACGGTAGAGGTTACCGTGTCTGTGAAAAGCCTCGCTAAGACCGTGCCGATCGATGTCGTCCGGAAAGGTTCACTGCCTTCGGGTGTGACGCTTAACAGTATTGATCTGGATACAGCTGAGGCGAGAATCACCGGAAGCGAAGAAGCGCTCGGCCAGACGGAAAGAGTTAGGGTTGAGATTGACCTGGGCAAGATCACCAAAGATGGTGTTCAGACCCTTCCGGTCATCATCCCGGACGGCATCACATCTGTCGATCCGAAGACAGTAGAGGCTTCCGTGGATGTGACAGCTGAAAGCCAGGAAGATCAGGAGGACGCCGGCTCAGAAGCAGAAGAAGATGAAGCTGAGACGGCGACTCCTCCTGCGGAAGAAACAGAGAAGGATGAAACCAAAACCTTCTCGAACCTTCCGATTGACCTGACTGGGGCAGCAGAAGGATATACCGCTGCTTTCGCTGATGGATCAGGGAGAACAAATCTGTCTGTCCAGGGGCCGGTCAGTGTGGTCAATGGCCTTGGTTCTGCAGATTTCAATATATTCGTTGATGCAAGCAGCCTGTCAGAAGGGGAGCATAATGTGCCTGTAAAGGTGACTGGCCCCGATAATGTAAGCTGGAAGCTATCAAGAGAAACAGTAAAGATTTCTATCACTCAAAAGAATGAAGAAGCTTAA
- the glmM gene encoding phosphoglucosamine mutase has protein sequence MGKYFGTDGVRGIANSELTPELAFKLGRFGGYVLTKNEERPKVLIGRDTRISGHMLEGALVAGLLSIGAEVMRLGVISTPGVAYLTKALGAQAGVMISASHNPVADNGIKFFGPDGFKLSDDQELEIEALMDKAEDELPRPVGADLGQVNDYFEGGQKYLQYLKQSVDEDFSGIHIALDCANGATSSLAAHLFADLDADLSTMGASPNGLNINDGVGSTHPEALSAFVKEKGADAGFAFDGDGDRLIAVDENGDIVDGDQIMYICGKYLKEQGRLKHNTVVSTVMSNLGFYKGLEANGIESIQTAVGDRYVVEEMKKEGYSLGGEQSGHIIFLDYNTTGDGLLTGLQLANIMQATKKPLSELANEMKKFPQTLVNIKVTDKHHVTDNDKVHAVITEVENEMNGNGRILVRPSGTEPLVRVMAEAPTKEQCEAYVERIAAVVREEMGLKE, from the coding sequence ATGGGTAAATATTTCGGTACCGATGGAGTACGAGGGATTGCAAACAGTGAGTTGACCCCGGAGCTGGCTTTTAAACTGGGCCGGTTTGGCGGATATGTGCTAACAAAGAATGAGGAACGCCCAAAAGTATTGATCGGCCGCGATACACGCATATCAGGGCATATGCTGGAAGGAGCCCTTGTAGCAGGACTGCTTTCCATTGGAGCTGAAGTTATGCGCCTCGGCGTCATTTCAACGCCTGGAGTAGCGTATCTGACAAAAGCCCTTGGTGCACAGGCAGGTGTCATGATCTCAGCTTCCCACAACCCTGTAGCTGATAATGGGATCAAATTCTTCGGGCCTGATGGCTTTAAGCTTTCAGATGATCAGGAGCTGGAAATTGAAGCTCTCATGGATAAGGCAGAAGATGAGCTTCCGCGTCCGGTAGGGGCAGACCTTGGCCAGGTGAATGATTATTTTGAAGGCGGACAGAAATATCTTCAATATTTGAAGCAAAGTGTTGATGAAGACTTCTCAGGCATACATATTGCGCTTGACTGTGCGAACGGTGCTACATCTTCACTGGCAGCACATTTGTTTGCAGACCTTGATGCCGACCTTTCGACAATGGGCGCATCCCCTAACGGTCTTAACATAAACGATGGCGTAGGATCGACGCATCCTGAAGCGCTTTCGGCCTTTGTAAAGGAAAAAGGGGCAGATGCCGGATTTGCTTTTGACGGCGACGGAGACCGTTTGATTGCTGTAGACGAAAATGGCGACATCGTTGATGGAGATCAAATCATGTATATCTGCGGAAAATACCTGAAAGAGCAGGGCCGTCTGAAGCATAACACAGTTGTATCCACAGTCATGAGCAACCTGGGCTTCTACAAAGGGCTTGAAGCAAACGGCATTGAAAGCATCCAGACTGCAGTCGGAGACCGCTATGTGGTGGAGGAAATGAAAAAAGAGGGCTACAGCCTTGGCGGGGAGCAATCCGGCCATATTATCTTCCTTGACTACAACACAACCGGTGATGGACTTTTGACTGGCCTTCAGCTTGCCAATATCATGCAAGCGACCAAGAAGCCGCTGTCAGAGCTTGCGAATGAAATGAAGAAGTTCCCGCAGACGCTCGTCAACATTAAAGTTACAGACAAGCACCATGTAACAGACAACGATAAGGTTCATGCCGTGATTACAGAGGTTGAAAATGAAATGAACGGAAACGGACGCATCCTTGTCAGGCCTTCCGGCACTGAGCCATTGGTCCGTGTAATGGCTGAGGCGCCAACAAAGGAGCAGTGTGAGGCCTATGTGGAACGCATAGCCGCTGTTGTCCGCGAGGAAATGGGTTTAAAGGAGTAA
- the glmS gene encoding glutamine--fructose-6-phosphate transaminase (isomerizing), with protein MCGIVGYIGNTDSKEVLLKGLEKLEYRGYDSAGIAVMNENGVHVFKEKGRIADLRSIVDGDVEAHTGIGHTRWATHGVPSKKNAHPHQSAGGRFTLVHNGVIENYDQLKREFLSGVELQSDTDTEVIVQLIELFVNEGEATEDAFRKTLRLLKGSYALALLDEQNDETIFVAKNKSPLLVGLGDTFNVVASDAMAMLQVTDQYVELMDKEIVIVKKNEVMIQDMDGQIIARNPYTAELDASDIEKGTYPHYMLKEIDEQPLVTRRIIQKYQNANDELVIDQDILDAMNESDRIYIIAAGTSYHAGLVGKQFIERMAKIPVEVHIASEFGYNMPLLSEKPLFVFISQSGETADSRAVLVNIKEMGYKALTITNVQGSTLSREADYTLLLHAGPEIAVASTKAYTAQLAVLAILAEVTAKSKGLGLPFNLVQELGIVANAMEVLCDGKEEFEAIAREYLATTRNAFFIGRGIDFYVGLEGSLKLKEISYIQAEGFAGGELKHGTIALIEDGTPVIALATQESVNLSIRGNVKEVVSRGANPCIISMKGLEQEEDRFVIPEVNELLTPLISVIPLQLISYYAALHRECDVDKPRNLAKSVTVE; from the coding sequence ATGTGCGGAATTGTAGGTTATATCGGAAACACTGATTCAAAGGAAGTATTATTAAAAGGCTTGGAAAAGCTTGAATATAGAGGCTATGACTCAGCAGGGATCGCGGTCATGAACGAAAACGGTGTTCATGTTTTCAAGGAAAAAGGCCGCATTGCCGACCTGCGCAGCATCGTTGATGGAGATGTGGAAGCCCACACCGGGATCGGACACACGCGCTGGGCGACTCATGGTGTACCGAGCAAAAAGAATGCCCATCCCCACCAGAGTGCGGGCGGACGCTTCACACTCGTACACAACGGTGTTATTGAAAACTATGACCAGCTGAAGCGCGAATTTCTGAGCGGTGTAGAGCTTCAGAGCGATACGGACACAGAAGTCATCGTCCAGCTGATTGAGCTGTTCGTAAATGAAGGGGAAGCAACAGAAGATGCTTTCCGCAAGACACTGCGCCTGCTGAAGGGTTCTTATGCATTGGCGCTCCTTGATGAGCAGAATGATGAAACGATCTTTGTAGCGAAGAACAAGAGCCCGCTTCTTGTCGGTCTTGGCGACACATTCAATGTGGTTGCGAGCGATGCAATGGCAATGCTTCAGGTGACAGACCAGTATGTCGAGCTGATGGATAAAGAAATCGTCATCGTTAAAAAGAACGAAGTCATGATCCAGGATATGGACGGCCAAATCATTGCCAGAAATCCCTACACAGCAGAGCTTGATGCAAGCGATATTGAAAAGGGCACATACCCTCACTATATGCTGAAGGAAATTGATGAGCAGCCGCTTGTGACACGCCGCATCATCCAGAAATACCAGAATGCAAATGATGAATTGGTCATCGACCAGGACATCCTTGATGCGATGAATGAAAGCGACCGGATCTACATCATCGCAGCTGGTACTTCTTATCATGCCGGCCTTGTCGGCAAGCAGTTCATCGAAAGAATGGCTAAGATTCCGGTGGAAGTCCATATTGCCAGCGAATTTGGCTACAATATGCCGCTTCTGTCAGAAAAGCCGCTATTCGTCTTTATTTCACAGAGCGGTGAAACAGCAGACAGCCGTGCCGTGCTTGTGAACATTAAAGAGATGGGCTACAAAGCACTGACCATCACGAATGTTCAGGGTTCAACCCTTTCCCGTGAAGCTGATTACACGCTGCTTCTTCATGCAGGTCCTGAAATTGCAGTTGCTTCAACAAAAGCATATACTGCCCAGCTGGCTGTTCTTGCCATCCTGGCAGAAGTAACAGCGAAGAGCAAAGGACTTGGACTGCCATTTAACCTGGTTCAGGAGCTTGGCATCGTTGCCAATGCTATGGAGGTCCTCTGTGACGGCAAAGAAGAATTCGAAGCGATTGCCCGCGAATATCTGGCAACAACACGCAACGCTTTCTTCATCGGCCGGGGAATCGACTTCTATGTGGGGCTTGAAGGCTCACTGAAGCTGAAGGAGATCTCTTATATCCAGGCTGAAGGCTTTGCCGGCGGAGAGCTGAAGCACGGTACCATCGCCCTGATTGAGGACGGTACACCGGTCATTGCCCTTGCTACACAGGAAAGCGTCAACCTGAGCATCCGCGGAAACGTCAAGGAAGTTGTATCCCGCGGCGCCAACCCATGCATCATCAGCATGAAGGGTCTTGAACAGGAAGAAGACCGCTTCGTGATTCCGGAAGTAAATGAATTGTTAACACCTCTTATCTCTGTTATACCATTGCAGCTGATCTCTTACTATGCTGCCCTGCACCGCGAATGCGATGTAGACAAACCGCGCAACCTGGCTAAATCTGTTACGGTTGAATAA
- a CDS encoding helix-turn-helix transcriptional regulator, whose amino-acid sequence MKEILIKNAVKITRMEKGNLTQGDLAKLVGVTRQTMNLIESQKYNPTIKVCLLIAAALDTSVEKLFWMEE is encoded by the coding sequence TTGAAAGAAATTCTGATTAAGAATGCGGTAAAGATTACAAGGATGGAAAAAGGGAACTTGACGCAGGGAGACCTGGCAAAGCTTGTCGGGGTGACCCGTCAGACGATGAATTTGATTGAATCGCAGAAGTATAATCCAACCATTAAAGTCTGCCTGCTGATTGCTGCTGCCCTTGATACATCCGTTGAGAAGCTATTCTGGATGGAGGAATGA
- a CDS encoding DUF3784 domain-containing protein has translation MNQDLIIFGTIFLVLGFLVGVKKMTWLLSGFNEKRVRDKNKLAHLVGGTEAVLGIVLIIGGILGVGSPKFLIMLCIAIMMGLVFYVNSRMAE, from the coding sequence ATGAATCAGGATTTAATTATTTTTGGAACTATTTTTCTTGTGCTTGGTTTTCTGGTAGGAGTTAAGAAAATGACGTGGCTTCTATCGGGGTTCAATGAAAAAAGGGTAAGGGATAAAAACAAACTGGCCCATTTAGTAGGGGGAACGGAAGCGGTTCTTGGCATCGTTCTCATTATCGGCGGTATTCTGGGAGTGGGTTCACCGAAGTTTTTGATCATGCTCTGTATAGCCATTATGATGGGGCTCGTATTTTATGTGAACAGCAGGATGGCAGAGTGA
- a CDS encoding SET domain-containing protein — MIEVRISNITDDETNKGVFATRDIKKGELIHRAPVLAYPNEEHKYIEKTRLADYVFEYGTNHSALLLGYGMLFNHSYEPNADYEISFENHSFDFYAYKDIKKDEEIMINYNGDPDDDALLWFNGGEE, encoded by the coding sequence TTGATTGAAGTTAGAATCTCAAACATTACCGATGACGAAACCAATAAAGGTGTGTTCGCTACCCGTGATATCAAAAAGGGAGAGCTGATCCACAGGGCCCCGGTACTTGCATATCCAAATGAAGAACATAAATATATTGAAAAAACCAGGCTCGCCGACTATGTATTCGAGTATGGGACGAACCATTCTGCCCTTCTCCTTGGATATGGAATGCTGTTCAACCATTCCTATGAGCCGAATGCCGATTATGAAATCAGTTTCGAGAATCACTCTTTTGATTTCTATGCTTACAAGGATATAAAAAAAGATGAAGAAATCATGATCAACTATAACGGCGATCCCGATGATGATGCTCTACTATGGTTTAACGGAGGAGAAGAATAA
- a CDS encoding CD3324 family protein translates to MSYVKAAAVLPEELIAEIQKYIQGEMIYIPKPEAARQKWGESSGGRKQIDARNEEIRMAFRNGKPVEVLAEEYFLANETIKKIVYSKQKRRQ, encoded by the coding sequence ATGAGCTATGTAAAAGCAGCTGCTGTTTTGCCTGAAGAGCTGATAGCGGAGATCCAGAAATATATTCAAGGTGAGATGATTTATATTCCGAAGCCTGAGGCTGCCCGGCAAAAGTGGGGGGAGTCCTCCGGAGGGCGGAAGCAGATTGATGCACGCAATGAGGAAATCAGGATGGCATTCCGGAACGGAAAGCCGGTCGAAGTGCTGGCGGAAGAATACTTCCTGGCCAATGAAACAATCAAAAAGATAGTCTATTCAAAACAGAAGCGCAGGCAGTAG
- a CDS encoding FusB/FusC family EF-G-binding protein, with protein MEHFIRNDQYNFIKEQAAHLVNGHSSVNDKGVLNALRAITAEKAKALFPELTAEQEELLAPLPDIKDRTDADRFLEGLQAYIIPFPAVGEQAARKLFPKAKKLKVPEAGLEEQKGLSYFSWDDRGTGRRYMAVLYKNKLAGLTGTFKPISQKGICSICGKHGEAGLFVSQKKGAVQGTYVRKGNYICSDSMMCNQNLTSLEKLEQFVELVR; from the coding sequence ATGGAACACTTTATCCGGAACGACCAGTATAATTTTATAAAAGAACAGGCAGCCCACCTTGTGAACGGGCACAGTTCAGTAAATGATAAAGGGGTTCTGAATGCACTGAGAGCCATCACAGCCGAGAAGGCTAAAGCCCTGTTTCCAGAGCTCACTGCTGAGCAGGAGGAGCTTCTTGCCCCGTTGCCTGATATAAAGGACAGGACAGATGCAGACCGGTTCCTGGAAGGCCTGCAGGCTTATATCATCCCATTTCCGGCAGTGGGCGAACAGGCAGCCAGGAAGCTGTTTCCCAAGGCTAAAAAGCTGAAGGTGCCTGAAGCCGGGCTGGAGGAGCAGAAAGGTCTTTCCTACTTTTCCTGGGACGACAGAGGCACTGGGAGAAGGTATATGGCCGTGCTGTATAAAAATAAGCTTGCCGGCCTGACGGGAACCTTCAAGCCGATCAGCCAAAAAGGGATTTGTTCCATATGCGGCAAACATGGAGAGGCAGGACTGTTTGTCTCCCAAAAGAAAGGCGCCGTTCAAGGGACTTACGTAAGAAAAGGCAATTATATTTGCAGCGACAGCATGATGTGCAATCAGAACCTGACCAGCCTTGAGAAGCTGGAGCAATTTGTAGAGCTGGTGAGATAG
- a CDS encoding DUF421 domain-containing protein, whose product MNISELLIRISVSFLVLFLLARLMGRKEIAQMTFFNFVSAIAIGSIAANTVLNPNVALRSGVIALTGWAVFTILMGYLDIKSRKARLFLEGQPLIVIKDGKVMEDSLRKARLDIDALNALLRQKNIFSISDADYAVFETDGKLSVLKKEGKRPLTQSHAAQGNPVPKDAYPVGTAVISDGQLVSRNLDGLNLSQEWLEDQLQQSGASLSDVFYAEVQQNGTLYVDYKDDQLQ is encoded by the coding sequence GTGAATATTTCGGAATTGCTCATAAGGATCTCAGTTTCATTTCTTGTCCTTTTTCTACTAGCCAGACTGATGGGGCGGAAAGAAATTGCCCAGATGACCTTTTTCAATTTTGTCTCAGCCATTGCCATTGGATCTATTGCAGCCAACACAGTCCTTAACCCGAATGTGGCCCTTCGGAGCGGCGTCATTGCACTCACCGGCTGGGCAGTATTCACCATTCTCATGGGTTATCTTGATATCAAATCCCGGAAAGCAAGGTTATTCCTGGAGGGCCAGCCGCTGATTGTCATAAAAGACGGCAAGGTGATGGAAGATTCCCTCCGCAAAGCCAGACTGGATATAGATGCTTTGAATGCCCTGCTTCGGCAGAAAAATATCTTCTCTATCTCTGATGCCGACTATGCAGTGTTTGAAACTGACGGCAAGCTGTCGGTGCTTAAAAAAGAAGGAAAGCGCCCGCTGACGCAAAGCCATGCAGCTCAGGGGAACCCGGTGCCTAAAGATGCCTATCCGGTCGGCACTGCCGTCATTTCCGATGGCCAGCTTGTCTCCCGGAATCTTGACGGCTTAAACCTTTCCCAGGAATGGCTTGAAGACCAGCTCCAGCAAAGCGGCGCCTCCCTGTCTGATGTCTTTTACGCTGAAGTTCAGCAGAATGGCACCCTTTATGTTGACTATAAGGATGATCAGCTTCAATAA